The nucleotide window ATCAGGCTTTCTAGCAGTAGGGCTGGGAGTGTCCCCTGGCAGAGAGGGCACAGGACTGTCCACCATCAGCAGTAACCACGGCAAACGCAGGCTTGTACATCTCCAATCCACCAGTCAAGGATGCACCCTCTGGTGCTTCCTTAGTCCTCCCCACCTGGAGTGAGCTTCCACTACCAACTTAGCATACAACTGTGAGCCCTGAGGGGCCCTTGGCAGATAGAGGACTGTCAAATACTTTAGTACATTGAAGCTTTAAAACCCGCAATCCGTGCTTCCTGGGGCAGTGAGAAGCCAAGCTGTGTGGGTCAGccagtgcccctcccctgacAATTCTTCTCCCTTCTGCCCTTCCACTAATAATAATATCTGCCGTATTGTTCATACGGCATATTGTTCATACGGCATACGATATCTGCTTGTATTGTTCATGTTGCATGTATCATTCAGTCCTTACAACAGTAAAGATGTTCCTGCAGCTCCGTTTTCTAAGTGAGGAGGTAGGGGCCAGAGAGGGGAAATAACGAAAGCAGGGAGCGAAGGAGCTGGGACCAGACCCCATCTCCTAACTTCTGCTCCAACCTCTTGTACTGCACATCTCCAGAAGAGATAAGAGGAGGCCATCTCCAGCATGGAGAGCAAAACCCCAGGCACAGAAGGCCCCTGGCTAAACCCGATCATGGGATGGTTCCCTTCCCCGAGGAGGAGAAAACTGCACCTCCCTCCAAGAGGGGGTCTACACCTGCAGTTCCCTCCCTGCTCCATCATCCAACGTGCCTGGCTCCTTGGGCTCCCTAAGAAGTGAACAAGAAGAAgccttctctcctgtctccttctctcctccaacTTCCCAGCCAGGTGTATGATGGAAAAGGCATTCTGGAGAGAGGTGGGAAGATGCCAGTGAGAGGCACCAATGAAAGGGCCCCGTCTTtcgagctgtgtgaccttggaccacTCTCACTGGGGCACTCAGGAGGAAGAGGTAGCAGAGTGGCCTTGGCAGCTTCAGATCACACAGGGCTCTCTTAGTACCTTCTTTACACCTGAAGAACCCTTCACGACACATGAAGGGCTCTCACGGCCATCTCCCTGAGTCTCACAAGAGCCCACAAAATATGAGTCTCCATGACAGAGGAGGAAGCCAGGGCTCTGAGAACGAAGTCACTCGCCTAGGCTCACAAAGCTAAGCCCAGTCCAGggctctttttatttcattataatgcTCTCTTCCAGCAAGTTCCGGAGCAGCAGGACGGGCAGGTAAATCCTAACTTCAGTGTCATTTACCCCCAAAAGGGAGTAACAGGCATGGGAGGTAAAAGACCCTGCCACCCACACCAAAGGAAATAGGTTCTCAGTAAtattaccatcaccaccacctccctgccccatcGTCTAATCTGCCACGCTCCTCTCTATTCTTTACAGAACTGAACAAGGCAGTGCTTCttctcttgcttcctctctccaccAACTCAACTAGGTATATGCGGGGAAATTTTCAAGAGAGACGTGGGGAGACACCAGTGAGGGGGCTACGGCGAGAAAGGACATTCTTCCTCCGCAGACAGAAAGGTCAAGAAAGGCCTCAGCAGCGTTACAATGGGTCAGCCCAGGGACTTCAAGTCCCCGAAATCAATGGTGTCACTCTGCCGTGAGTCAGACCGATAGTCCTCCGTCTCAAAAATTTAAAGCTTAGACATGTAAACTGCACGTAAACCAGGTCCGTGTTTCAGAACTTGGCACTTTGTATGAGACTTTGTTCAATGATCAAGTATTGGGATCTTATTAATGACCCAGGTTGTCTACACAAAACTATCACAGATCAAATGGTGCCAAAGAAATATTTACTCCCACAGCTGTAAAACCCGGCCAAGGGTCTGGACACATGCAATATGGGTATCTTCCTGTGGGCACATTCTTTCCTTCATTAGTGACCTTAACATTCTTGGACTCGGTGTTCTTTAAAAACCTGCTTCAGGCCTTGTTAAGGCCATGGGCAGCAATTTTTGTGTACAATGTGCACAAAAGATATAAAACTGTGGTTTGTACAATGTGCACAAAAGATATAAAACCGTGTTTCCTTAGGACCAAGGGAAAGGGACCTAATTTATGGGCATTTGTGGGACAAGTTCTATATtaacttttatatgtattatttttttttatcctcaatACAACCCTAGGTGGCAGGAAATTTTATGCCCATGTTACCGATTAAGTCGTTCAGATTCAGAGAAGGTAGGTACCATGGCCCAgctcacacagccagtgagtgacAGAGCTGGTCTTCAATCTGGACCTGCCTGAAAACCACATGCTCTCCCTAAAAAGACACCCAAATACACGAACCCAAAACCTCTTTTAAATGTTATTCACCTTAAAAATATCTCCCCTCTCCTAATTTGATTTCATGCTCAGACTTTCCACCTATGAAACTGGAAATTTCAAAACTCTTTCTAGGTATGTGCAGAAAACCTGCAAAGACATCCAAAGGTTGAacatccccccaccacccccgccccccaacctctTACAGACACTCATCCACCCCGACTTCCTCTGGCCAGACTCCAAATCTTACCAAGTTTCAGAAATTAGGTAAAGCCAGAGATTACCATCAAATTCTCATCAATTTACCGCTTCTCATTTAGGACAGTCTATTCAAAACAATATTGATTTTATGGAGCCCGTCTTAAAAGACCCGTTCGTTGTGAGTAACAGGTTGAGGTCTTTCAGCATTTGTATCTGAGGCACACAGGAAGATCACAGGAATGAGACCATACCAAGCAGCCCACAGAAAGCAGCGTGTGAAGCAACACAATTGTCACAATTGTGGCCAGTGCGATGCGCCGGTTATCCTCACGAACGGCTGGCCAAAATGTCATTGCCAAGACAGAGCCTGAGACACCCAGGGCAATCATGACTAGAATCCAACGAACAGCTTTCTGGGGGATAATCCACAGCACctgaaagaagaggaggaaggggagggcttTTTTGGAGGCATTTCGGAGAGGCATTTGTTCATTCCAGGCACGTGTGTTTGTAAAGGCCCCTGAGCCAATCAGCAGCTGGGCCCCCTGTGCCACTGTGGTTTCTCAGTACAGCTGGAGAAACACCCCAGCATGCAGACTGAGGCGAATGCTTTCAGAACAAAGGGCTCAAGATCCAGCAAAGGCACTTGGCTCCCTATCCCCATTCCCGCTGCACCTCTAAATTCAAATGGTATTCTTCAGGCGTGCATCAGTGTCAGGCTAGAAATGATGATGCTGGCTGAATTTTCAACAAGCCCGGGGCATCGCTCAGAATAAGTATAGTACTTACTGCTGTGGGGATATAAATGAAGAGCGAATATCCATAGACGCACACAATCTCCAAAAACGAGTAGGAAACGATGTTCATAACTTTGCTGTTTCTCCACATGAGGAAACCCCAGAGTGCGAGAGGAACCAGCCAAGCATAGGCATATATGATCGTGGCCGCTATGGACACTGAGGATGACAGGACACAAATTTTAATCCCCATCGTGCCTTTAATTACTATCAGAGCACTTCTAATACCTTACTGGACTTACTCCCTAGCATGTCCACCTGCTTCACTGGCTCATGGGATCGAGTCTTATTGGTCTCATAGTCCCTGCGCCTGGCACAGTACTGCCACAGAGCAAGCACTCTAAGGCGGTGCTGAATTGACGAAGATTTAGCACTGTCTTTGTGTGATGACCAGTGGTCTCTCATATGGTCTTTATAACTGGTCTAATAACAACAAACAGTACTGAACAACTGAATTATGCAACTGAAAGACTTCAGAGGGCCTCAATACAAGTGTTTAAACATACCAAGCATTTCAGTCAAAGGAAAGCCAACTATCCCTTTGGAAGAACACATCCTCTTTCCCAGTATAACAAGAGCTGACACCGATGTCTTGAGCAAATGTATTCAAATGCCCTGGGTGCAGATTAACTTGCTCTGCGTGCTATTTAGAGTGCCTGCTGTCCCTGAAATAGGGAGTTTCAGTTCATTGATGAATCGCTCGACAGATTCTTcacttttactttcttcattaaaTAATTCTGTGTCTGTGGTAGCAATGCTACCGAGTGGCTCCTCAGAACAGCAGTGTTCAGTCTGTTACGGTCCAGGCCGCCGCCactgcctccacctcctccagaagATTCATTTTCCCTCCTCTGGAGTGGAGGACCATAAAGTGTGGCTAAGCCCATGGCACCAGCCCTTCCTACGGGAAAATCAGTAAGTAATGCACTTAACGCTCTTGGCAAGCACAAAGGCACCCCAAGCAATTGTAGTCAGACTCTGGTTAAGACATGTGATTGGCCAAAACGTTTTCAGCTCCCAGAGGAGATTTTTCATATTGGGAACTAATAGCCAAATGTAATTCTCCTGctatactgccttttttttttttttttttaatagctaaatGAAGGGGAAGGGAAGTACCTATATACCGACAGCCATCCACTGGGTGTCAGGCATTTCACTCAGTATTTTATTGAGGCAACGCTGTGTAACAGTCAAGGTCACAGACTCTGCATGTGGACTCCAAGAGTTctaatcctagctctgccacttatagCTAAGTAACTCTGGAGGGTGAATTACTTAACTTtcctgccttagtttcctcatggGAATTATCATAGCATATACTACCTTCTAAGATTACTAGGAGAattaggggctcttgggtggctcaatcagttaagtgtccaactcttgatttcggctcaggccatatgatctcatggtttgtgagactgagcccccactccaggctccacactgacagcacggagcccatctgggattctctctctctccctctctctttgacccttccCAGCTCGCATGTGTGCAGGCTctttcacgctctctctctctctctctctctcttttgctctcgctctctctcaaaataaataaacttaaaaaaaatcactagaagaATTAAATGAGTAAAAACAAATATACTTATAACACTGATTGATAAATAAATGCTCATTCAAGAATTAGCTTTTCATATCATTAActgatatgtaaatatattatttcacataatctacatcttcattttagagatgaggaaataggatcagagaaattaagtggcTTGGTCAAggtcaaataattaaaaagtggTGGAAGCAGGATCTGACCTTGAATGTGTGGATGTATACCCTTCACATAAAatggaaaagtgtttattgacAGAGTCAACGATTCATCCCATGACTCCCTTATACTGTCCAACCAAGGAggataagaaaagataaaaactctGCTGAGTTTCCAGACCCTCAGGCAGGGTAATTCACTCCTTCTTTTCTGTTAATATACCTACACATACCTCTGATATAGAAATTAACACATACCATTTACAGCAATATTCATTTACCTGACTTTCTTTACTTAACCATTGAACAACTTGAAGGCAGGGTCTATATCTCATgattaacatttactgaattaaACTCAAACCAGGATCATTTGACAAATGGGGCTGGAAATGAATCAGGTCTGACTCTATGAAAATGGTCATGGAGGGTAGAGGGAAGGATACAcggagacacatacacacacggaaGGAACTACATATCTCtctatacacacatgtatgtgtatgtgtatgaacTCTTTTTTGTACAAGGCACTATTCCAACCTCTTTACAAACCCCAACTCTTTATTCTTACAATGGCCCTATAacataggtattattattcccatttcactgaTAAGGAATCCGAGGTCAAGAGagatgaaataacttgcccaacaAGTAGAAGCTAATGAGTGATGGAAATGGAACTTGAAGCCAGTGGCCAGGTTCCAGAGACTGTGCCCTTACACAGTCTGTATATAGCCTCTCACAGGACAGCAggcaggcaggggggtggggggcgaggagGACAGAACTGAGCGAGTGGCACACATCAATCTCCTATAAACTTCCTCATTTGGGGGTAGCTGTCACCTACAAGTCCCTAAAAAGCTGTtggatggttggttggttggttggtttgtataATTATCCAAGACTGCCACaagaaagaaaggtttaaaaacaATGTCATCCACAAGCCCATCGCTAGGACAAACTCATTTCTACATTCTCCCTTCTAGACCCTGACCATTTGCAGACTTCCCTCTAACAGAGTAGCTAACAGCAAAAGCATAATTTTGGATTATCAGTTTTCCACACGGTTCTAAGTGTTTCATAATTAGTGGCTACAGACCCAGCTAGTTGAGTCACCATGACTTAAATAACAATGCCCCTATTGTTTCCAACATCTGGGTAAtacaaataatgctacaatggAGACTTTCATGCACACTGCTTTTTACTTACTTTGCACATTTTGCTTTGAATAAGTTCCAATTGCTATTTGGCCTTGCTTTACAGCTTTCCAGAAGATACGTGGATTCACAATAATTGTGAATGTACTCAATGccaatgaattgtacactttaaaaggtaaaatggtaaattttaagttatgtatATGTTACCATCATAAAAAAAGACTATGTCAATTTACATAGATGGGTGGTAAATGCTGAGGTGATAAGGGTGTTTGAATCCTTTAATACAAAAAGCAGGGGCTGCAGCACCTAGAGACAGAGGCCCAAGAGCTCACTAAAAGGAACGCATGGTAACAAATTGAAAGCATTCCAAATGAGTCAAGCTATTCACCAACCTTTTCGGAATTCGGGCACATAATGGTATGTCTTCTCTCCCAGATGGATTAAGAAGTTGGAAAGATTCCCACTAATTGCTATGGCAAAGACCAATGTGGCACATATCCAAAAGGGGCCtgcaaagaaaaccagaaaattcaGACAAAAAAATGAAGCACCAGCTTATAGACTCTTACAGAATAATTTGTTATCTCCCTCGCCCTATTCATATAAGCAagggaaaatgaattttagatGCAATCAATATTCATCTAATgggaattttcttttataaaaggtAAACATACAACTCAGCAATTAGGTGCATTAAAGACAGGGGAGACTGGAATGAAAAGGCCAAAATACCTTCTACAATTAGCTGAATAAAGACACTAATTTGTTTATAGCTTCTTTTATTAGAGGATGTCAAAAAACTCATGGACATTTTGTTAAATCTTCACCATCAGGATATAGGAAGCAAAGGTTACTTCCCTTATCTAAGTGCCAAATGTTAATTAATGccagagaaaaataacttaaatcaGACGGGTCCTTCTGCAGTCTAAACGGAAGAGTAGTGCAAGCAGAACACTTTAGGGAAGAATTCATTTAATCTACCAGTTTGTCATggttgtatgtgtgcatgcaatGTGTTTAAGACTCTTCTTTTTAATGAGAAAGCAATACATGCACACAGTTCAGTGTTCAAAAGAGAACGAAAGGCAGGCAGGAGAAAagtaaattcctttaaaatagagaaaagtaaattccttctctctctgttccctggcTCTATACATTTTTTCTCCCCAGAGCTCGCAGCCATAACCAGTTTCTGGTGAATCCCGCCAGAGAtttctatatacatataaacaaatgca belongs to Felis catus isolate Fca126 chromosome C1, F.catus_Fca126_mat1.0, whole genome shotgun sequence and includes:
- the YIPF1 gene encoding protein YIPF1, with product MAAVGDLQFEEFGNAAATAAENPGATTISIEGPGESPAHQAGLPRGSGGEEDDELLGNDDSDKTELLAGQKKSSPFWTFEYYQTFFDVDTYQVFDRIKGSLLPIPGKNFVRLYIRSNPDLYGPFWICATLVFAIAISGNLSNFLIHLGEKTYHYVPEFRKVSIAATIIYAYAWLVPLALWGFLMWRNSKVMNIVSYSFLEIVCVYGYSLFIYIPTAVLWIIPQKAVRWILVMIALGVSGSVLAMTFWPAVREDNRRIALATIVTIVLLHTLLSVGCLAYFFDAPEMDHLPTATAAPNQTVAAAKAR